Proteins encoded within one genomic window of Flavobacterium gilvum:
- a CDS encoding lysophospholipid acyltransferase family protein has translation MKSLKKIFWAVWRIWFYVVMLVLILIMLPFLTASILTEKGYPYFFKLARIWGKGVLFFMGFYTKVEKMQKLDPKKSYMFVANHTSMTDIMLMLSVVENPFVFVGKISLAKIPLFGFFYKRTMIMVDRSCSKSRMEVFNEAQKRIDRGLSICIFPEGGVPHDQTIFLDHFKDGAFRLASEHGLQIVPLVFPDNKKRLSYTFYSGSPGIMRAKILPAVDTVSPTGELLDRKELREHVRNLIHDELMAFKIKDESAQKN, from the coding sequence ATGAAAAGTTTAAAAAAGATTTTTTGGGCCGTTTGGAGGATTTGGTTTTACGTTGTAATGCTTGTTCTCATCTTGATTATGCTGCCATTTTTGACGGCTTCCATATTGACCGAAAAGGGGTACCCTTATTTTTTTAAATTGGCACGTATTTGGGGAAAAGGAGTGCTTTTTTTTATGGGTTTTTATACCAAAGTAGAAAAGATGCAAAAATTGGACCCGAAAAAAAGTTATATGTTCGTGGCCAATCATACCTCGATGACCGATATCATGCTGATGCTTTCAGTGGTTGAAAATCCTTTTGTTTTTGTTGGAAAAATTTCATTGGCAAAAATTCCGTTGTTTGGTTTCTTTTACAAAAGAACAATGATTATGGTGGACAGAAGTTGTTCCAAAAGCCGAATGGAAGTGTTCAATGAAGCACAAAAGCGAATCGATAGAGGGTTAAGTATTTGTATTTTTCCCGAAGGTGGAGTTCCTCACGACCAAACCATTTTCCTAGATCATTTCAAAGACGGCGCCTTCCGATTAGCATCGGAGCATGGATTGCAAATAGTACCTTTGGTGTTTCCGGATAACAAAAAAAGATTGTCTTATACGTTTTATAGCGGTAGTCCGGGCATTATGCGTGCTAAGATTTTGCCGGCAGTCGACACTGTTTCCCCAACAGGCGAACTTTTAGATAGAAAAGAATTGAGGGAACACGTTCGGAACTTAATTCATGATGAATTGATGGCGTTTAAAATAAAGGACGAATCAGCTCAAAAAAATTAA
- a CDS encoding FAD-binding and (Fe-S)-binding domain-containing protein — MKLENLEKQLDGKLLYDHTMRTLYATDASAYKEMPLAVAIPKTKEDIQKIIAFARENKSSVIPRAAGTSLAGQVVGNGIVVDISQEFTKILSVDPVEKSAWVEPGVIRDELNIHLKSYKLFFGPETSTSNRCMIGGMVGNNACGARSVIYGSTREHLLEIKGFLADGNEVSFGALTKAEFEDKCNGINVVSSLEQNIYLQAKELLSSPTNIALFDENYPKKSIPRRNTGYALDLLADSEPFGDPTQKFNFCKLIAGSEGTLFFSTAIKLNLVDALKPFAGLVCVHHNSINESLKANLEALKFNPDSVELIDHYILECTKENIEQSKNRFFVEGDPQAILVVEFLRDSKEEIIEAAKEMEELMRSKNLGYHFPIVWGEDTNKVWNLRKAGLGLLSNIPGDAKAVAVIEDTAVDVNDLPDFIEDFNAILKERNLSCVHYAHAATGELHLRPIIDLKTKEGTALFRTIATDIAHLVKKYKGSLSGEHGDGRLRGEFIPLMLGDEIYQLFIQVKNTWDPWGIFNPGKIVNTPPMDTSLRYTPGQDTPMPETYFDFSEHNGILRAAEMCNGSGDCRKTEKSGGTMCPSYMATRDEKHTTRARANILRETITNSTKENRFDDEALLDVLDLCLSCKGCKSECPSNVDMAKLKAETLQQYHDKNGVKFRSKLIGNTPKINELFGSLPWMYNFGTKGIIGNIVKRATGFATERSLPQMYKITFGKWFRNYKQSGNFTQGKVYLYNDEFLNFYDVEIGQTAVKLFNRLGYEVAVPHIGYSGRTYLSKGMLKEAREIAEKNTQAFAKEMPENAILVGIEPSAILSFRDEYPDLCRGDLKTKAKTFSSRAMLIEEFLAKELDEGRITSDSFTENNERVRMHGHCFQKALSSLVPLKKILMLPKNYTVLNIPSGCCGMAGSFGYEKEHYDISMKVGELVLFPTIRAEEEATLISASGTSCRHQISDGTSRKAFHPVEILFKALK; from the coding sequence ATGAAGCTTGAAAATCTTGAAAAGCAATTAGACGGTAAATTATTGTACGACCATACCATGCGTACGCTTTACGCCACTGATGCAAGTGCTTACAAAGAAATGCCGTTGGCGGTAGCAATTCCAAAAACGAAAGAAGATATTCAAAAAATCATTGCTTTTGCACGAGAAAACAAAAGCAGCGTAATTCCGCGTGCGGCCGGAACTTCTCTTGCCGGACAGGTTGTTGGAAACGGAATTGTGGTTGATATTTCACAGGAGTTTACCAAAATCCTTTCGGTTGATCCAGTTGAAAAATCGGCTTGGGTAGAACCAGGAGTAATTCGTGACGAACTGAATATACATTTAAAATCCTATAAATTATTTTTTGGCCCGGAAACGTCCACCAGTAACCGTTGTATGATTGGCGGAATGGTGGGTAACAATGCCTGTGGTGCTAGATCAGTGATTTATGGTTCTACGCGTGAACATTTGCTTGAAATCAAAGGTTTTTTGGCCGATGGAAACGAAGTTAGTTTTGGCGCATTGACCAAAGCCGAATTCGAAGACAAATGCAACGGAATAAATGTGGTAAGTTCATTGGAACAAAACATTTATTTGCAAGCTAAAGAATTATTGTCATCGCCAACCAACATCGCATTATTTGACGAAAATTATCCTAAAAAATCAATCCCGAGAAGAAATACAGGATATGCATTAGATTTATTGGCGGATAGCGAGCCTTTTGGCGATCCAACCCAAAAATTCAATTTCTGTAAATTAATAGCTGGTTCCGAAGGGACATTGTTCTTTTCAACCGCCATAAAACTGAATTTGGTTGATGCGCTAAAACCGTTTGCCGGTTTGGTTTGTGTACACCACAACAGCATCAACGAATCGTTGAAAGCCAATCTTGAAGCATTGAAATTCAACCCAGACAGTGTTGAGTTAATCGACCATTATATCTTGGAATGTACCAAAGAAAATATTGAGCAAAGCAAAAACAGATTCTTTGTAGAAGGCGATCCGCAAGCGATTTTGGTTGTTGAATTTTTAAGAGATTCTAAAGAAGAAATCATCGAAGCGGCCAAAGAAATGGAAGAATTGATGCGTTCCAAAAATCTTGGCTACCACTTCCCGATTGTTTGGGGTGAAGACACCAATAAGGTTTGGAATTTGCGTAAAGCGGGCTTGGGATTATTATCTAATATTCCCGGCGATGCCAAAGCCGTTGCCGTTATTGAGGACACTGCCGTTGACGTAAACGATTTGCCTGATTTTATCGAAGATTTTAACGCTATTCTAAAAGAGCGAAACCTTAGCTGCGTGCATTATGCTCATGCGGCGACAGGAGAATTACACCTTCGTCCGATAATTGACCTAAAAACCAAAGAAGGCACAGCGTTGTTTAGAACTATCGCTACCGATATTGCCCATTTGGTTAAAAAATACAAAGGTTCGCTTAGTGGCGAACATGGAGACGGAAGACTTCGTGGCGAATTCATTCCGCTGATGTTGGGAGACGAAATCTACCAATTGTTCATCCAGGTGAAAAACACTTGGGATCCTTGGGGAATTTTCAATCCGGGCAAAATCGTGAATACGCCACCAATGGACACGAGCCTGAGATATACTCCGGGTCAGGACACGCCAATGCCGGAAACTTACTTTGATTTCTCCGAGCATAACGGAATCCTACGTGCCGCCGAAATGTGTAACGGATCCGGAGATTGCCGAAAAACAGAGAAAAGCGGAGGAACCATGTGCCCAAGTTATATGGCTACCCGTGACGAGAAACACACCACTCGAGCCAGAGCCAACATATTGAGAGAAACCATCACCAATTCGACCAAAGAAAACAGATTTGACGATGAAGCTTTACTCGATGTACTCGATTTGTGTTTAAGTTGCAAAGGATGTAAATCCGAATGTCCTTCGAATGTGGATATGGCGAAACTAAAAGCGGAAACCCTACAACAATATCACGATAAAAACGGAGTGAAATTCCGTTCGAAATTAATTGGAAATACACCAAAAATAAACGAATTATTTGGTTCATTGCCTTGGATGTATAATTTTGGAACCAAAGGAATTATTGGGAATATTGTAAAACGCGCCACCGGTTTTGCCACCGAAAGATCGCTTCCGCAAATGTACAAAATTACTTTTGGCAAATGGTTCAGAAACTACAAGCAAAGCGGAAATTTCACTCAAGGAAAAGTCTATTTGTACAATGACGAATTCCTAAATTTCTATGATGTCGAAATTGGTCAAACTGCCGTGAAGCTCTTTAACCGTTTGGGTTACGAAGTGGCGGTTCCGCACATTGGATACAGCGGAAGAACCTATCTTTCTAAAGGAATGTTGAAAGAAGCCCGTGAAATTGCCGAGAAAAACACTCAGGCTTTCGCCAAAGAAATGCCAGAAAACGCAATTTTAGTCGGAATTGAACCTTCGGCAATCTTGTCTTTCCGAGATGAATATCCGGATTTATGCCGTGGCGATTTGAAAACCAAAGCCAAAACATTCTCTAGCAGAGCGATGCTTATCGAGGAATTTTTGGCCAAAGAACTAGACGAAGGCCGCATCACATCGGATTCTTTTACAGAAAACAACGAAAGAGTTCGCATGCACGGTCACTGTTTCCAAAAAGCCTTATCGTCATTGGTACCGCTTAAAAAAATCCTGATGTTGCCAAAAAATTATACTGTCCTCAATATACCAAGCGGATGCTGCGGAATGGCGGGATCTTTTGGATATGAAAAAGAGCATTATGACATTTCGATGAAAGTCGGCGAATTGGTTTTATTCCCAACCATCCGCGCCGAAGAAGAAGCGACATTGATTTCAGCCTCAGGAACGAGCTGCAGGCATCAAATAAGCGACGGAACAAGCCGAAAAGCATTTCACCCTGTCGAAATACTTTTTAAGGCTTTAAAATAA
- the recA gene encoding recombinase RecA, producing the protein MATKENNSSEKEAKLKALQLTLDKLDKTYGKGTVMKMGDKAIEEVEVISSGSLGVDLALGVGGYPKGRIIEIFGPESSGKTTLTLHAIAEAQKAGGIAAFIDAEHAFDRNYAEKLNVDIENLIISQPDNGEQALEIAENLIRSGAIDIVVIDSVAALTPKSEIEGEMGDSKMGLHARLMSQALRKLTGTISKTNCTVFFINQLREKIGVMFGNPETTTGGNALKFYASVRLDIRRSTQIKDGENVLGNRTKVKIVKNKVAPPFKVAEFDIMYGEGISKTGEILDLAVEFEIIKKSGSWFSYGDTKLGQGRDAVKNLIKDNPELADELEEKIKSQIKELAEA; encoded by the coding sequence ATGGCGACGAAAGAAAACAACAGTTCAGAGAAAGAAGCCAAGTTAAAAGCGTTACAGCTTACACTTGACAAATTAGACAAAACGTACGGAAAAGGAACTGTAATGAAAATGGGCGACAAAGCCATTGAAGAAGTAGAGGTTATTTCTTCGGGGTCTTTGGGAGTTGATTTGGCTTTAGGAGTTGGCGGTTATCCAAAAGGAAGAATTATAGAAATTTTCGGACCGGAATCTTCCGGTAAAACCACTTTGACGCTTCATGCTATCGCCGAAGCTCAAAAAGCAGGCGGAATTGCAGCATTTATCGATGCAGAGCATGCCTTTGACAGAAACTATGCCGAGAAATTAAATGTTGATATCGAAAATCTAATCATTTCACAACCAGACAACGGGGAACAAGCACTTGAAATTGCCGAAAACCTAATTCGTTCGGGAGCGATTGATATCGTGGTTATTGACTCGGTTGCCGCATTGACACCAAAAAGCGAAATTGAAGGCGAAATGGGAGATTCCAAAATGGGTCTTCACGCTCGTTTGATGTCTCAAGCATTGAGAAAATTAACAGGAACCATCAGTAAAACAAATTGTACTGTTTTCTTCATCAACCAGTTGAGAGAGAAAATCGGGGTAATGTTTGGAAATCCTGAAACAACAACTGGAGGTAATGCCTTGAAGTTTTACGCTTCGGTACGTTTGGATATTCGTCGTTCTACGCAAATTAAAGACGGAGAAAACGTTTTGGGTAACCGAACTAAAGTGAAAATCGTAAAAAACAAAGTGGCACCGCCATTCAAAGTTGCCGAATTTGACATCATGTACGGTGAAGGAATTTCAAAAACAGGCGAAATCTTAGATCTTGCCGTAGAATTTGAAATCATCAAAAAATCTGGTTCTTGGTTCAGTTACGGAGATACCAAATTAGGTCAGGGCCGTGACGCCGTGAAAAACCTGATTAAAGACAATCCGGAATTGGCGGATGAACTCGAAGAAAAAATCAAAAGCCAAATTAAAGAATTGGCTGAAGCATAA
- a CDS encoding glycoside hydrolase family 3 N-terminal domain-containing protein, producing the protein MIKKNVWYATIAIVFMSQLSNAQQKDKIYKKGWIDFNKNGVMDVYENPKEPLEKRVNNLLSQMNLNEKTCQMVTLYGYKRVLNDSLPTSKWKNEIWKDGIANIDEQLNGVGKGGSLSKNLIFPFSNHAEAINTIQRWFIEETRLGIPVDFTNEGIHGLNHTKATPFPAPIGIGSTWNKKLVLQAGQIAGREAKALGYTNVYTPILDLARDPRWGRVLETYGEDPYLVGALGTQMVNGIQSQGVASTLKHYAVYSIPKGGRDGTVRTDPHVNPRELQEIHLYPFKKVIHDAQPMGVMASYNDWNGEPIISSHYFLTELLRWEFGFNGYVVSDSDAAEYPFTKHQTAPTYEDAIRQVVEAGLDVRTNFWQPSTYLLPLRKLVNEGRLSINIINERVAEVLRVKFRLGLFDSPYVLDTKNADKIVGADKNQDFVLDIQKQSLVLLKNEGNLLPLDKNKIKKILVTGPLATEDNYMVSRYGPQELKNTTILDGIKEYLGKDVMVNYVKGCETIDANFPESEIIHFPMTAKEQSDIDAAVLEAKENDVIIVALGEDEKLTGEGKSRTSLDLSGRQQQLLEALYATGKPVVLVLINGQPLTINWANKFIPAILEAWFPNHLGGKAIAETLFGDYNPGGKLSVTFPKSTGQIEFNFPFKLASQGAQGGEEGPNGYGKTLVNGALYPFGYGLSYTTFSYSDLKVSPTKLNSQAEIKVSVNVTNTGKRSGDEVVQLYISDKYSSVVTYDSVLRGFERITLKPGETKTVNFTLQPSDLMLLDKNMKWTVEPGDFEIKIGSSSEDIKLKELITILP; encoded by the coding sequence ATGATAAAAAAAAATGTATGGTATGCTACCATCGCAATTGTTTTTATGAGTCAATTGTCGAATGCACAACAAAAAGACAAAATCTATAAAAAAGGTTGGATTGATTTCAATAAAAATGGAGTAATGGATGTGTATGAAAATCCTAAAGAGCCTTTGGAAAAAAGAGTGAATAATTTGCTATCGCAAATGAATCTCAATGAGAAAACATGCCAAATGGTAACACTTTATGGATATAAGCGTGTATTGAATGATTCTTTACCAACGTCAAAGTGGAAAAATGAGATTTGGAAAGATGGTATTGCCAATATCGATGAGCAATTGAATGGTGTGGGAAAAGGAGGGAGTTTGAGCAAAAACTTAATATTTCCCTTTAGCAATCACGCAGAGGCAATCAATACAATACAACGATGGTTTATTGAAGAGACAAGATTGGGGATTCCTGTAGATTTCACTAATGAAGGAATTCATGGTTTGAATCATACCAAAGCGACTCCGTTTCCTGCGCCTATAGGCATTGGCTCTACATGGAATAAAAAGCTAGTGTTACAAGCAGGACAAATTGCGGGTCGCGAAGCAAAGGCTTTAGGATATACCAATGTATATACTCCCATTCTAGATTTGGCCAGAGATCCTAGATGGGGCCGTGTTCTAGAGACTTATGGAGAAGATCCTTATCTAGTAGGCGCCTTGGGAACACAAATGGTAAATGGAATTCAAAGTCAGGGTGTAGCTTCGACTTTAAAGCATTATGCGGTTTATAGCATACCAAAAGGGGGGCGCGATGGAACTGTAAGAACTGATCCGCACGTAAATCCTAGAGAATTACAAGAAATACACCTTTACCCTTTCAAGAAAGTAATACACGATGCACAACCAATGGGAGTAATGGCTAGTTACAATGATTGGAATGGAGAACCAATTATTTCAAGTCACTATTTTTTGACAGAGTTATTGCGTTGGGAATTTGGGTTTAATGGATATGTAGTAAGTGATAGTGATGCGGCTGAATATCCTTTTACCAAACATCAAACCGCACCTACTTACGAAGATGCTATAAGACAAGTAGTAGAAGCAGGATTGGATGTTCGAACTAATTTTTGGCAGCCTAGTACCTACCTTTTGCCTTTACGGAAATTAGTAAATGAAGGCAGACTGTCCATTAATATTATAAATGAACGAGTAGCCGAAGTGTTAAGAGTAAAATTTAGATTAGGTCTTTTTGATTCTCCGTATGTTTTAGACACAAAAAATGCCGATAAAATTGTAGGTGCCGATAAAAATCAAGATTTTGTATTGGATATCCAAAAACAATCCTTAGTTCTTTTAAAAAATGAAGGGAACTTACTTCCATTAGATAAAAATAAAATAAAAAAAATATTGGTCACAGGTCCTTTGGCAACCGAAGACAATTATATGGTAAGTCGTTACGGACCACAAGAACTTAAAAACACCACAATTCTTGATGGTATAAAAGAATACCTTGGTAAAGATGTAATGGTGAACTACGTAAAAGGATGCGAAACAATAGATGCTAACTTTCCAGAAAGTGAAATAATTCATTTCCCAATGACCGCTAAAGAACAAAGCGATATTGATGCTGCTGTACTTGAAGCCAAAGAAAATGATGTAATTATTGTGGCTCTAGGTGAAGACGAGAAACTAACAGGTGAGGGCAAGTCTAGAACTTCGCTGGATTTGTCGGGTCGTCAGCAACAACTATTAGAGGCTTTGTATGCTACCGGAAAACCCGTCGTCTTAGTGCTCATCAATGGACAACCGCTCACAATCAATTGGGCAAATAAATTTATCCCGGCTATTTTAGAAGCTTGGTTTCCAAATCATTTAGGAGGAAAAGCAATTGCAGAAACATTGTTTGGGGATTATAATCCAGGAGGGAAACTTTCTGTTACATTTCCAAAATCAACAGGACAAATTGAATTTAACTTTCCGTTTAAACTAGCCTCTCAGGGCGCGCAAGGAGGAGAGGAAGGGCCCAACGGATATGGAAAAACACTTGTCAATGGTGCACTTTATCCTTTTGGATACGGGCTTAGTTATACAACTTTTAGTTATTCTGATTTAAAAGTAAGTCCAACTAAATTAAATTCGCAAGCAGAAATTAAGGTTTCGGTGAATGTAACAAATACCGGAAAACGTTCTGGTGATGAGGTCGTACAATTATACATAAGCGACAAATATAGTAGTGTAGTAACTTATGACTCCGTATTGAGAGGATTTGAAAGAATAACGCTGAAACCGGGAGAAACCAAAACAGTAAACTTCACTTTACAGCCATCAGATTTGATGTTATTGGATAAAAATATGAAATGGACAGTTGAGCCTGGAGATTTTGAAATAAAAATAGGATCCTCCTCTGAGGACATAAAATTAAAAGAACTCATTACCATTTTACCTTAA
- the trpS gene encoding tryptophan--tRNA ligase yields the protein MAKILTGVQSTGTPHLGNLLGAIIPAIELSNKPENESFLFIADLHSVTQIKDGKTLRDNTYSVACAWLAFGLNIEKVIFYRQSDVPQTAELSWYLSCFFPFQRLTLAHSFKDKSDRLDDINAGLFSYPMLMAADILLYDVQFVPVGKDQLQHLEITRDVASRFNHQMGETFVIPEAKIQEDSMLIPGTNGGKMSKSANNIINIFLDDKALRKQIMSIETDSTPLEDPKNPDTCNCFTIYQLLANESQIETMRANYLGGNYGYGHAKQALFELIQEKFKTEREKYNYYINNLPEVDALLKKGAEKAGAIADGVLARVREKLGFEV from the coding sequence ATGGCAAAAATACTTACAGGAGTTCAAAGTACAGGAACTCCGCATTTGGGAAACTTATTGGGCGCAATCATACCAGCAATCGAACTCTCAAATAAACCGGAAAACGAATCTTTCCTTTTCATCGCCGACTTACATTCGGTTACACAAATAAAAGATGGAAAAACGCTAAGAGACAACACTTATAGCGTTGCCTGCGCTTGGTTGGCTTTTGGTTTAAACATCGAAAAAGTGATTTTTTACCGTCAGTCTGATGTACCGCAAACAGCAGAATTATCTTGGTATTTGAGCTGTTTTTTTCCGTTCCAACGCTTGACTTTGGCACACTCTTTCAAAGACAAATCTGATAGATTGGATGATATTAATGCCGGTTTGTTTTCGTATCCAATGCTGATGGCTGCCGATATTTTGCTGTATGATGTTCAATTCGTTCCTGTTGGAAAAGACCAATTACAACACTTGGAAATTACCCGAGATGTGGCATCACGTTTCAACCATCAAATGGGAGAAACTTTTGTAATTCCCGAAGCCAAAATTCAAGAAGACAGCATGTTGATTCCGGGAACAAACGGAGGAAAAATGAGTAAATCAGCCAATAACATCATCAATATTTTCTTGGACGACAAAGCGCTTCGTAAACAAATCATGAGTATTGAAACTGACAGTACGCCACTGGAAGATCCAAAAAATCCTGATACGTGCAACTGCTTTACTATTTATCAATTATTGGCAAATGAATCGCAAATCGAAACAATGAGAGCCAACTATTTGGGTGGAAATTACGGTTACGGTCACGCCAAACAAGCTTTGTTTGAACTGATTCAGGAAAAATTCAAAACCGAAAGAGAAAAATACAATTACTACATCAATAACCTTCCCGAAGTGGATGCTCTATTGAAAAAAGGAGCTGAAAAAGCCGGTGCAATTGCCGATGGCGTTTTGGCAAGAGTACGTGAAAAATTAGGGTTTGAGGTATAA
- a CDS encoding enoyl-CoA hydratase/isomerase family protein, with amino-acid sequence MNYNNLLITIENNIATVVINRPTKLNALNIETINDLHKAIKVLGKNKEIQVIILTGSGEKAFVAGADISEFAHFTIEEGAQLALQGQELLFNRIESLKTPVIAAINGFALGGGLELAMACHIRVASENAKMGLPEVSLGVIPGYGGTQRLPQLVGKGRAMEMIMTADMINAEQAKHYGLVNHVVPQDELIDFCTGIAQKIMRNSPLAIGRAIKAINANYTEGKNGYETEIKNFGKCFGTEDFSEGTKAFLEKRKAVFTGK; translated from the coding sequence ATGAACTACAACAATCTTTTGATTACGATAGAGAACAACATCGCAACAGTTGTCATCAACAGACCAACTAAACTAAACGCTTTGAACATTGAAACCATCAATGATTTACACAAAGCCATAAAAGTATTGGGAAAAAACAAAGAAATTCAAGTTATCATTCTAACCGGTTCTGGTGAAAAAGCATTTGTTGCCGGAGCAGATATTTCGGAATTTGCCCATTTTACCATAGAAGAAGGAGCACAATTAGCTCTTCAAGGTCAAGAATTACTTTTTAACCGTATCGAAAGCCTAAAAACCCCTGTTATAGCCGCCATCAACGGATTTGCTTTGGGAGGAGGATTGGAACTAGCCATGGCGTGCCATATCAGAGTTGCATCTGAAAATGCCAAAATGGGTCTGCCAGAAGTTTCGCTCGGAGTAATTCCGGGTTACGGAGGAACGCAACGTTTGCCACAATTAGTTGGAAAAGGCCGTGCAATGGAAATGATTATGACTGCCGATATGATTAACGCAGAACAAGCCAAACACTACGGATTGGTAAACCATGTTGTTCCGCAAGATGAACTGATTGATTTTTGCACCGGAATTGCCCAAAAAATAATGAGAAACTCACCATTGGCCATTGGCAGAGCCATAAAAGCCATCAATGCTAATTATACCGAAGGTAAAAACGGTTACGAAACCGAAATCAAAAACTTTGGAAAATGCTTTGGAACAGAAGATTTCAGCGAAGGAACAAAGGCTTTTTTGGAGAAAAGAAAGGCGGTTTTTACAGGTAAATAA
- the serA gene encoding phosphoglycerate dehydrogenase: MTENQETFIFDFDSTFIKVEALDVLCEVIYQDSAAGEQILNEIQHLTNLGMEGKLSLKESLTKRIQLLQANRDHIGTVIDELKKKVTASVIRNRTFFKQHSDNIYIISNGFKEIIIPIVSEYGIKPEHVLANTFKFDHDGKIIGFDEKDELCENQGKVKKIKSLNLEGEAIMIGDGYTDYETLEGGAVSKFFAFTENVSRKIVVDKASQIAPSLDEILYELSYKASVSYPKNRIKVLLLENIHPDAVDIFEHEGYSVETMKGSLNEDELIEKIKGVSILGIRSKTNVTAKVLEHANKLHAIGTFCIGTNQVDLTACSMKGISVFNAPYSNTRSVVELALGQIIMLVRNTFEKSKMMHQGVWDKSATNSVEIRGKKLGLVGYGSIGSQLSIVAEALGMKVYFYDAVDRLALGNAKKCSSLRELLALSDVVSLHVDGRASNKNIIDADAFESMKPGVIFLNLSRGHVVDIKALVDNLKNGKIHGAAIDVFPEEPKNNDEPFVSELIGMKNVILTPHIGGSTEEAQEDIGHYVANKIINYINTGTTYGSVNLPEIQLPELQSAHRIMHIHENVKGILAQINNILLEYDNNILGQYLKTNETLGYVITDIDNFHNKDLEKKLKAIPNTIRYRILY; this comes from the coding sequence ATGACAGAAAATCAGGAAACATTTATATTCGATTTTGACAGTACTTTCATTAAAGTCGAAGCACTTGATGTGTTATGTGAAGTAATATACCAAGACAGTGCAGCCGGAGAGCAAATTTTAAACGAGATCCAACATTTGACCAACTTGGGAATGGAAGGAAAGCTTTCGCTAAAAGAATCCTTGACCAAAAGAATTCAACTGTTGCAAGCTAATAGAGATCATATCGGGACTGTGATTGACGAGTTGAAAAAGAAAGTTACTGCTTCGGTAATTCGTAACAGAACGTTTTTTAAACAACATTCGGACAATATTTATATCATTTCAAACGGTTTTAAGGAAATTATCATCCCTATCGTTTCAGAATACGGCATCAAGCCGGAACACGTTTTGGCAAATACTTTCAAATTTGACCACGACGGAAAAATAATTGGTTTTGACGAAAAAGACGAATTGTGTGAAAACCAAGGAAAAGTCAAAAAAATCAAGTCATTAAACCTTGAAGGCGAGGCAATCATGATTGGTGACGGTTATACTGATTATGAAACACTTGAAGGTGGAGCGGTAAGCAAGTTTTTTGCTTTTACAGAAAACGTAAGCCGTAAAATTGTTGTGGACAAAGCAAGTCAAATTGCGCCATCATTGGACGAAATTCTTTATGAACTATCGTATAAAGCTTCTGTTTCTTATCCAAAAAACAGAATCAAAGTTCTTTTGCTGGAAAACATTCACCCGGATGCCGTGGACATCTTTGAACACGAAGGATATTCGGTAGAAACAATGAAAGGTTCTTTGAATGAGGATGAATTAATAGAAAAAATAAAAGGCGTTTCCATCCTTGGAATTCGTTCCAAAACCAACGTTACTGCCAAAGTTTTGGAGCATGCCAATAAACTGCACGCCATCGGAACTTTCTGTATCGGAACCAATCAAGTAGATTTGACCGCTTGTAGTATGAAAGGGATTTCGGTTTTCAATGCGCCGTACAGCAACACAAGATCGGTTGTGGAATTGGCTTTGGGACAAATCATTATGTTGGTTCGTAACACATTTGAAAAAAGCAAAATGATGCACCAAGGTGTTTGGGACAAATCGGCCACCAATAGTGTTGAAATTCGTGGAAAAAAATTAGGTTTGGTTGGATACGGAAGTATCGGATCACAACTTTCTATCGTTGCCGAAGCATTGGGAATGAAAGTGTATTTCTATGACGCTGTCGACAGATTAGCATTAGGAAATGCCAAAAAATGTTCTTCTCTGAGAGAATTATTGGCTCTTTCGGATGTGGTTTCTTTACACGTAGACGGACGCGCGAGCAATAAAAACATAATCGACGCCGATGCTTTTGAAAGCATGAAACCGGGAGTTATTTTCCTAAATCTTTCAAGAGGACACGTTGTTGACATTAAAGCATTGGTAGACAACCTTAAAAACGGTAAAATTCATGGCGCAGCCATTGATGTTTTCCCTGAAGAGCCAAAAAACAATGACGAACCATTCGTTTCTGAATTAATCGGGATGAAGAATGTGATTTTGACACCACACATCGGAGGAAGTACCGAAGAAGCGCAAGAAGACATCGGACATTACGTTGCCAACAAAATCATTAATTACATCAACACAGGAACTACTTACGGAAGTGTAAACCTTCCTGAAATTCAACTTCCTGAACTTCAAAGTGCACACAGAATTATGCACATTCACGAAAATGTAAAAGGTATTTTGGCACAAATCAACAATATTCTTTTGGAGTATGACAACAATATCTTGGGACAATACCTGAAAACAAACGAAACTTTGGGTTATGTAATTACCGATATTGATAATTTCCATAACAAAGATTTGGAGAAAAAATTAAAAGCGATTCCAAATACCATTAGATATAGAATTCTATATTAA